The sequence TAATCATACTGGtttcgggggggggggtgttatTCTCATAGAGTGGGGTCACAGATAAAAAGCCCTCTAGTTTCCATGAGAGTGATTGGTTTGTTCctaacttattttaaaacttctggtGATAAACTCCCCTTTGTCAATTATAACTAAAAGTTTCTGGATTTTTAGTTAATAACTCCAAGCTTCACATTTTAGGGTGATGGAAACCTCCCCCCAGAAGCTATCTTGGTCAAGAGTGAAGTAGTGAATTACGTTCAGTCAGAAAGAAGATTCTATTTTATTCCTAAATAATCTCTTTGTCCCTAAAATCATAAAGGGTTTCCATTCATTCCGATGGCTTTTCTtccctattttaaaaaagaatcctttCATTAATCTTTTGGTCTTTTCCAAGATGCTGCTAATAATCTCCCTTTGCCTATGTGATTTTTTACACTGAATACTTGtggttttctctgttctttttctctgtaatCTTCCTTCCCTGGTTTAGGTAACTgtgctggttttgtttgtttaagcagTTAGTATTTCTTATCCACAGAACATGCATTTCCTGGATTTCCAATTAAGTGTGATGGAAGGATCCCTGCCCTGGACTCAGAAGACCCGCACGGTCTCAGCCCTGCCATTAACTAGGTATGAGATTGTGGATGAGACACTGTGGctttggtttccttctctgtaatatTAGAGACTggaattttaaaactctaaaattctaaaaagaattaaaaggagtGTCCAGCCCTCCTTTAGGACtgagttttgtattttatttttatattactactttttaaaatttcagagtttCCTTGTAAtcacatacatttttatatagaTGCATAATCACACATGAGGGGCTTTTTGGTGTACTTTCCCCCCtttatttgcttctttctccCACTCTCTTCCCCTCCTACCTTTAtgtcatatatgtatgtatgattaAGATAATATGTATagatatgcatttttttctatagaaaaatgggcagaggctaGTATTTGCACaattcattttctcccatttactcTTATTTTCTATGTGTTGAAACTTGGTTCTGTTTTCTCTGAGATTTCTTTAATACTACtatgagattttgttttgttttattttgggttttttatttgggctgtgctgcacagcttgcgggatcttaattccctgaccaggggttgaaccccggggccctggcagtgaaagtgccgagtcctagccacaggactgccagggaattcctgagatgtttttattttagcagtcacttttttttaaacttcctagAATTTGCTTTTCAGATGCTTCCTTTTTCATAACATTATGTTCTTGTTTTATAGTAAGCgttatatttttctgaatatttttattagagattttaaaatatagcttttaTTTCCTGAATTAGCTATGGTTTGTCTGACgtactttttttcttgcttgtcttggtctttctctttcatgtaaaagttttttccaaatgtttgataATCTTGCCTGTCCATATTTGAGAATGCAACAGTAGACAAGTCAATTAGGATCTTTGTGTCCATGGGTGGGTCTTGTATGACAGTTTACTCCAACGTGACTGATTGCTTAGGAGTCATGCTAGAATGAGGAGGGCTTTTATCTCAGACAATATCCATATAGTTCTAGTTATCCCCAGATGctttgttcctttccttttttcccttacaAGGTAAATACCTAGCTGCCAGACACACTTCCTGCTTCTGGTGTTGGTAGTAGTAGGGATGGAGTGGGGCTGGACTATTCACTGTAATAGACTTTCAGTTAATGCCCTGGTTTCCAGACTCCATCCTGCCTGGCTCCCCAGGCTGAGCTTCTTCTGAGCAAATCAATAGTCCCCTCAGCTCAGTCCTGTGATCCTCTTCATTAGATACCATTCTTTAATAACTTTCTGAAATCTATTGAAATTTCTCATCTGGTGATGGTCTCCTCGGAATTCTGTTCTTTATTGTGGATTTACAGCCTTTGAAGAAAAATCCCTTTACTATAATTTCAATGGGATACTGAGAGGCAGAAGACAAACATAAGCGTGTGCTTAATTCCTATCTTGAATCAAGACAGTAACTGGACTTTTGTGAATAGGGTCATTTTTCTTACTTGTAGTAGTTACCTAGCTGATTCTCTTGGATGTTCCAGGTACACAGTAATATGATGTATTCTATAATGTTAAATAATGGCTCAGCAGAGACCTTGTCTTCTTGacttaaatggatttttttttaaaccattctgTCCCTTTAATATGATCTTCACTGTTGCGCCAATCAGAGTTCTTATTCCTTTGTAGGTGacaggatactttttttttttccttcttatttttggAAGTTCAGGGATTTCACCAGGATATCTCAgcagtgatattttttttttaggaattttgggcaggaaaggaagagaagtttTAGGAACCTGTGCTTATAATACCTTCCTTCCCAGAAATCCCTCTACTTGTTAAACACCACTCTGGTATCTTTTTCATTTGTAGCGTGGGCAGCCTAGGGTACTGGGGTTTAGTTGGGTTGTGCCCTTTTTCTCAACTTCCTCCAAAACCCTTCCAGTTTCTAACAAAATTCAAACACTCTGGATCTTTTACTATCTCTGAGATCCTCCAATTATAACAGGAAATATGTGAGAACACCGAGCTAGAGGCCCTAGCCTTCAGTCTCCCTCAAAGCCTCTACATGATTCATTGCCacatcctcctcctcccctcccccagcacaggcccccttctcctccccctcccccactacgGACCCTGCTCCTCCTCGCCCTCCTGCTCCCTCACCATAGGCCCTAGTCTGCAGCAGGGGCCACGGCTCCTTCTTTCCTCACGCACTGTAAGGTCAACTGCCTCGTGAACACAGCAGACATAGCCATGTGTGTCTAATGATTATAAACCTGCCTAAATCATATCACCTCTTAATATCATCAGTCACCTCTGTTAGTGTCCTATCACATGAGACAAAGGGTGCTCTAAAACCACTTAAAGATTTATTCTGACTTAAAGTTCTGTTTTGTCACCTAAAACTGAGGGCGTTCATCCCCTGATATTCTGTCTTAGACTAAGGGCTACTTGGCTGGAGCCAGGACTATTCTTCAGTAATATTTTCCAGAATGAGTCCTGTAGAACTCTACTGATGTCCACAAGAtcatagtggggttttttttggggaaaaaaaaagacagaaaggaataCCAAGGtcaaatatattcagaatatgCTATACATTATGTTTTCCTCTTGAGAGTcacagactctgtgtgtgtgtaggggggaaCTGTTTAACTTATTTACTTGGAGCTAGTGTTCCAGAGAAAATCATCTTGAACTATTGCTTTATAGTAATGTCTATTACAGTTTACTGACATCTCATTTTCTATCATCCCTAGAATTTCAGGTCAGCCattcttttaaatgaaacataAACCCTCTGAAAGTCAGGAATTCTCTGGATGGAGTACAACTCTGTCCCTGGGGTATAAACATTGTGTGCTCACACAGCCTTCACCTAGTGTAACAAATGGGGTATTTTCCTCGACTTCTATTTGTATTATGTTTACTTTGAACGTTTCCTTGAAAACTCTCTACATGAAACTGTTGTTGCCTGTCAGGCTCCCTAATAAAGCTGTTTAGCTTTGTTATTTTGTCTTAACTCAGACTTTAGTCATCTGCCTAGAAAGTCACTCTTGGGAATCTCACTCACTCTCTCAGCTGCAAACAGCACCTGTGTTCTGGAACTCCCAAATCTACCTCCTGTCCCAATCTCTTATCTAAACTCTAGCTACCCCCTCTCCGTGGGgtgggataaatcaggagtttgggatactatatataaaatagataatcaacaaggacctactgtatagcacaaggaactatactcatattttataataacctgtatgggaaaaaaatctgaaaataaaataggtatatatgtatgtataactgaatcactttgctgtacacctgaaactaacacattgtaaatcgactatacttcaatttaaaaaaacaaaactctactCCCATACAACTTAGcacctttggttttattttcttcaacccAGATTAATCAAATTTTGCTTGAATTATCAGCTTTTCCTTAAGGGTAACCATGCATAATCACTATGAAACCTGCTGTGAAACTTCAGCATTCACATAGACAAACCATGAGTCGGAGAACTCATTTTGTTGCTATTAGCTACAAATAAGTCAAAACCAAATCCTATCATATCAGGCCTGCAACAAAAGTCGCTGGGTTAAACCCCCTGCTTATCATCATactatgaaaaaaagaagagttgaCATTTAACAGTCACCCCATCCTTTTAGCTTTGAGAACAGTACTGGAGGGATTTCCTGCTGTCTAAATTCAAGCTGGGATTTCAGAGTTAGCTTATTAGCACATTGGGGAAAATGACCCATTCAGATGGTGGGAAGAACAAACCTATCTGTTTCTATCCACTGTTTTCTATCAATGGATAGAAAACACAGCTGGTGATGTTTTAAATGAGAATCTTTGTGGTTTCTCACATGCCTAACCTGTATTACATTCTTGCTCAAAAAAGGGCCCCTGTTCCTTCCATCTGTCTTACCAGATTTTGGGTTTGGCTGCGCTGGCTGTGGACTCCCTGGCAATACCGACTCTGCTGACCGCTTTGGGCGCCCTACTCGGCCTCAACTCCAGTCGGCCTCGAGCACCGCAGGGCACCCTCCTCGGCCTCAACTCCAGTCGGCCTCAATCATCGCAAACAGTTGGCTGAGCCTCTGCTTAACATCAGGCTCACTGGGGGCACGACAGGACTTCGTGTGCACTCTGATGTGTTCGGCGAGTTTCGACTTATAAATGAAGCCCTTGCCGCAGTCTGCACAGGCGAACGGCCTGTCGGGACTGTGGATGCGCTGGTGCCGAAGCATGTGGCCCCTTTCCCGGAAGTTTTTATTGCACTCGGGGCAGCGGAAAGGCCTCTCACCGGTGTGCAGGCCCTGGTGGCTGAGCAGCTGCGCCTTCAAGCGGAAGCTCTTGTCGCACTGGGGACACTGAAAGGGCTTCTCGCCTGTGTGCGTCCTGATGTGCTCCACGAGCTTGGACTGCTTGGCGAAGCCTTTGCCACACTCGCAGGAGAAGGGCATCCGGCCGCCGTGCAGCAGCCGGTGCGCCTTCATGTCGGCCTTCACGCGGTAGCTCTTGCCGCAGTCGGGGCACGGGAAGGGCCTCTCGCCCGTGTGCAGGCGCTGGTGGCTCCGCAGCTGCCCCTTGAGACGGAAACGGCGGCTGCAGTCGGGGCAGCCGAAGGGCCGCTCGCCGCTGTGCACGCGGAAGTGCTCGGCCAGCTTGGATGGCCGCGTGAAGCCCTTGCCGCACTCCGCGCACTGGAAGGGCCGCTCGCGGCTGTGCGTGCGCTCGTGCGCCTTCAGGATGCCCTTTAGGCGGAAGCTCTTGCCGCACTCAGGGCACCCGAAGGGCCGCTCTCCGCTGTGAACCCGCAGGTGCTCGCGCAGCTTGCACGGGTGGGCGAAGTCGCGGCCGCACTCGCCGCAGGAGAGCGTCCTCTCGCCGCCGTGCCTCCTCAGCCGGAAGCCCAGGCCGCACTCCGGGCACGCAAAAGGCTGCTCCTCTGACTGCAGCCGCCGGTGGAGCCGCAGCCGCCCGTGCTGGCGGGAGGCCTGGCCGCACTCGGCGCACCGGAAGGGCCGCTCTGCGCTGTGCACGTGGGTGTGGTCTGGAAGCCCGCACTGCGGGGAGGAGCGCCGGCCGCACGGGCCGCAGGAGGCCGGCCTCTCCGTGCCGGGGCCGGGCTCGAGAGCCTCCGGGCGCTCCTCGCCAGCCGGGATCAGGCCCGGCTTTTCTCCCGAGCGCGGGAGCTCAGCCTGCTCGGAGGCGGCCCCGGCACCCTCTCTCCGGGAGCCTGGCTTCTCCGCGCCGGGAGGGCCCCGGGGGCCTCGCTCGTCGCAGCCGGGGCACTGGGAAGGCCTCGGCCCCGCGCGCAGGTGGTGGGCGTACACTTCACACTCGCTGCCCAGCAGCTGGCTCTCATCAGGGTGGATTGACAGGGGTCTAAGCAAACACGACTTCCGGCGGAAGCCTCGCCCACATTCTGGACAGCGGAAGTGCCTCTGTCCCCGAGGGATGCTCAGCGGCTGTTGTGCCTCGGTTTGTTTGCGGAATTGATTCCAGGCCCTGTGTAGCAGGTCCTTCGAGTGGCGCCCCTGGTGCTGCTCTGAGAGGTTTTTCCAAAAGCCTTCCCCACAGACAGGGCAAGGGTGCTGGAGGCCCTCCCCAGAGGTTTCCTGGAAGCCTGGGGGACCTAGGGTCCTGGGACTTACGGTTGTGTCTCTTTGGGTGGGTTCCCTGGAGCTGTGTACTACTGGAACTAGAGCCCGAGTATCATGTCTTTGTGGATTCAGGAGGGCGACGACTTGGTCAGGCCTGAAGGAAACATCTTCAGTTTTTCCTAATAAGGGTTCAGAGGAACGCTGGCTCTGAAGAGCATCTACTTGGAAATGGCAGTGGCCTTCTCCTGGTTTCACAGCTTGCTGGCTTCctgaaattgaaaagaaaacttcagtCAGTATCCCATCCTGTGACAAGACCAAGGCTTATGTGGCCGTAGCAGTGACCTGAGGTGGCCTGGAAGCCCAGCTTCCACTGAACTAAACCGGCAGCTCCTTTCAGTGGGGTCAGCTTCATGACCAGGAGTTTGGTGCGAGTCTGCTGAAACTAAACTGAACAGACCTATCTTAGAATAATATTGAAAAGAGAACATGTAAGTCACAAATGTAGGGCctaagctttggaatcagactggGTTCGAATCCCATTTGTCCACTGTGTAAGCTTTGTCAAACTCATCTCTGGCTTCAGTTCCTTCTCCTGTAGAAATGGAAACAATACATAAGATCGTTGTGAGAACTGTATGAGTTAACGTGGGTAAAGGGCTTAGCGTGGGCCTGGCACACTGCATGTTCCCTGTAAATGTTCACCATTATTATGACCTCAGGGCCACCAGACTTGTCCCATTTGGATGCGCAGACATTCCTGGAGTCAAAAAAtaatgacagggacttccctgcagtccagtggttaagacttcaccttccagtgcagggggtgcaggttcaat is a genomic window of Delphinus delphis chromosome 9, mDelDel1.2, whole genome shotgun sequence containing:
- the ZNF786 gene encoding zinc finger protein 786, which produces MAEPAPLPLTFEDVAVYFSEQEWRDLEPWQKELYKQVMRTNYEILVSLDDGLPKPELISWLEQGRELFRIWGESQKSGNIICTSADLHLDPVIEGQLFMGSQQAVKPGEGHCHFQVDALQSQRSSEPLLGKTEDVSFRPDQVVALLNPQRHDTRALVPVVHSSREPTQRDTTVSPRTLGPPGFQETSGEGLQHPCPVCGEGFWKNLSEQHQGRHSKDLLHRAWNQFRKQTEAQQPLSIPRGQRHFRCPECGRGFRRKSCLLRPLSIHPDESQLLGSECEVYAHHLRAGPRPSQCPGCDERGPRGPPGAEKPGSRREGAGAASEQAELPRSGEKPGLIPAGEERPEALEPGPGTERPASCGPCGRRSSPQCGLPDHTHVHSAERPFRCAECGQASRQHGRLRLHRRLQSEEQPFACPECGLGFRLRRHGGERTLSCGECGRDFAHPCKLREHLRVHSGERPFGCPECGKSFRLKGILKAHERTHSRERPFQCAECGKGFTRPSKLAEHFRVHSGERPFGCPDCSRRFRLKGQLRSHQRLHTGERPFPCPDCGKSYRVKADMKAHRLLHGGRMPFSCECGKGFAKQSKLVEHIRTHTGEKPFQCPQCDKSFRLKAQLLSHQGLHTGERPFRCPECNKNFRERGHMLRHQRIHSPDRPFACADCGKGFIYKSKLAEHIRVHTKSCRAPSEPDVKQRLSQLFAMIEADWS